The following proteins are co-located in the Manihot esculenta cultivar AM560-2 chromosome 9, M.esculenta_v8, whole genome shotgun sequence genome:
- the LOC122724586 gene encoding pentatricopeptide repeat-containing protein At1g62930, chloroplastic-like — protein sequence MIDDAKEFFDEMSHKGLVPSGVTYSTLIKGMFQAERPQTALELFKNMSSHGQQPDIVTFSIMIDGLCRQGNLDEALTLLKEMEESQLKPDLVTYCILINGMCKAGKINDAKELFSSLFENGSQPNVHIYSAIMKGLCQKGLIDEAYKIFRDMERGGCLPNNCCYNIIIQGFLRHENLPKASELINEMVDKGFSADATTTELVVHLSRNDDLILRKLRDSFEATKCINVK from the coding sequence ATGATAGATGATGCAAAGGAATTTTTTGATGAAATGTCTCATAAAGGTTTagttcctagtggtgttacttaTTCTACTCTTATAAAGGGTATGTTTCAAGCAGAGAGGCCCCAAACTGCACTAGAGCTCTTTAAGAATATGTCCTCTCATGGTCAGCAGCCAGATATAGTAACATTCTCAATTATGATTGATGGCTTGTGTAGACAGGGGAATCTGGATGAAGCACTCACCCTATTGAAAGAAATGGAGGAAAGTCAGTTGAAGCCTGATCTTGTGACTTATTGCATTCTGATCAATGGTATGTGCAAAGCTGGCAAGATTAATGATGCCAAGGAACTATTTTCTAGTCTTTTTGAAAATGGTTCACAACCTAATGTTCATATATATAGTGCAATTATGAAAGGACTCTGCCAAAAAGGATTAATAGATGAAGCATATAAGATTTTTAGAGACATGGAAAGGGGAGGATGTTTACCGAATAATTGTTGTTATAATATCATCATTCAAGGGTTTCTTAGGCATGAAAATTTACCAAAAGCATCAGAACTTATCAACGAAATGGTTGATAAGGGATTCTCTGCTGATGCTACCACCACCGAATTGGTTGTACATTTATCGCGCAATGATGATCTCATTCTAAGAAAACTACGAGATAGTTTCGAGGCTACTAAATGCATAAATGTTAAGTGA